In the genome of Diaphorobacter sp. HDW4A, the window ATCAAGCCGATTCGCATCGGCCTCCAATACATCCTTTGCGACCTCTGCCACAGGTCGATTCAGAAAGGCTGCCACTTCCGATAAGGAAAACTTTCCGTCCCAATAAGGAAGGCAATGAAGTACCAGGCCCTGCCCGCAAAACCTGTTGAATGCCATGCGTACCCATTTCGGCGGCTTTTCCACGGAGATATCGCTCTCCCAGTGATGCTGTTGTGGCAGGGTAAGTAAAACACTGCCCTCGTTATCTTCACTAACAAAGATGCGTGTTTCCTCGGCGTTTTCATCCAGCGCGATGTTCATCACATTCCCATCAAAAACGCCGATCTCAAAGTAATATCCTCGCTGGATTTCAAGAGCCAAGAAGGGGTTGCTACGACACTGATGAAACCATGACTTAGCGAGTTCAAAAAGCTCTTCGGTTTCTCGCACACAAGCGTCCACGACGTATTCCATTTCGTACTCCTTAGCGTGCGTTGCGTTGTTGGGAGGTCAACCACTTTTCAAATTCGACGCGGTCGAGCAAAACCTTGCGCTGACCCGGTGGCCGAACGATCACCGCCAAGAAGCCGTTGGACTTGAGCCCCGATTTCGGCGCTTTTTCGTATGCCTCCGCCTGCCACACCAAATGGCGCAGTGCCCCTTCGCTGACAAAGTCGCTGTAGGCCAGTGCCATCTTCTTGATTGGCAAATACCGTGACACCGGGGCGGCTTCGATTTGCATGGCCGGTTGAGGCTGCGGCGTGTGATGGAATCCTTGCATCGGCGTGATGCGATTGATGGTGACGGCACCGTAAGGTGACGCCAGTCCTGAGAACGGGCTCAAGGACGGAAATTGGTTGTGATGTCGTGCCATGTTTAGGCTCCTTTGATCTGTTGAATTGCGTGTTGTGTTGGCCAACGGGGTGAATAATGTCGATGGCGGCTGAATGGGTCACGGGGCGATAAGCTGCGACACAGCGCGATGACGAGCGGACAAAAAAGAAGAGGCGTCTTCGCTGGAGAAGACGCCTCTTTCAATGGGCAGATCGACTGAAAATCTGCCGTGGGGAAATAAGCCCGATGTCACGTTTAGCCGCACCAAAGCAAGCAAAGCTGCTGTGTCGTGCTTTATCGCGGGTGGCCGCTGGCACTGGCGGGCCACGGCTCTTGGCTGGCACAGCGCGTTGATCCGCGCGGCACAGCTCTGGCACACTCATGGAGCGTTTTGCAGGAGGTTGCGTTGCACCCACCTTCAGCGCAGAGTGCGGAAACTTCAATGGCGACAATGACTTACAGTCGCTGTTGTTTCTGTATAATTCTGATTTACCAGCCGGAGAAAATTCGTAATGAGAAGGTCGGGTGTTCGATTCATCTCTCCGGCACCAAAATAGCTAGTATTCATGCGGGTTTCAGGCATGAAGTGGGGGATACCACTCCAGCCCATAGCAACCGAACAAGCCGCATCCAGTCAAATGGATGCGGCTTTTTTACGTCCAAATCTGGATCATTTCTTGATTTCAGGTGCGAACTGGATCGTACCGACACGCGAACCAGCGCGCGAGCGACGGGGCTTGATCCAGTATACCCACAACCCCTTCATCCACGCCAATGCGTACAGCACACACACGACGAAGATGCCCCACTGGTCGGCCTGCCACGCAGCGTAGAACCAGAACGGCTGGCCCAGCATCCCGAAGACACATGCCCAGCGACGGGCCGACTCTGCTCGGGCCTGTGAGAGCCAAAGATATACGTCACCCAATTCAATCGGGATCCCATTTGAGCAATCCGGGATCCGGCTCGTGCGCAAGGCGCATAAGCCCTTTCTTACCTCCACTGGAAGCGACAAATCGAGACCCCTAGTCTGTCGGCTGCACAGACCGGAAGGCTAATTACTTACAAATCTTCCTCAATAATTTCTTTGATATGTATAGATAGTTGACCATACAGGTCCTCCGAAACTTATATAAGAACAACTATTAGAAGTTCCTCCGCTTGCTGAAGTTTGCACCCATCCTGCGGGAAAACTTCTCGTATCACAAGATGTAACCATAGAACAGGTAGGCATATTCGTGACGTATTTATACTGGAGCTCAGCTTGACCCACGCCACATCCTACTGAACCGCTTGTCATAATCCACCCCTCAGCATTAATTACGGTACATGAAGATTGAGTAGGTGGAGGAGGTGCTTCAAAGCTCGTCCAAGTTGTATTCTGCAATTCAATTGATGATGCTTCATCTTGATTTATGAAATATGCATGTATCGTATGATTTTTATTATCAAGATACTCAAGCGGAATCGACAATTGCCCACTAAGCCCATGTGTTCCGGAATCTCCGCAGATTGAGCCCACTGCGGCCTCTCTAGCATTGCTATGCATAGAGTGCCCCCAAGAATTTTTGATCGTCATGCCAAAAATGCACCCACCCAGAATAGCCTGGCGTGGCAGGATTGCATGCCCATCCATCCATATTCAATGGATTGACTGTACTGACACATTATGATCATTTCCTTCAATCCATCCTGCAGCGGTTGCGCTCGTCGCATACAGCGACCCGCAAATAGCCAAAATAGACGCGCAAACTGTACTAATTTTCGACACGTTTTCTCCTATTTGTCTACGAATTTGAACCACCATATATCCACGCACCATTTGCCAACCTAGGGTTACTAAGCAGATGAGATAGCATTCAGAATTCATTGACACAACTCAACTAATCGCAGCAAACTGAATTCACCCCCCCTAAAACGGCCTCTTCGCAGGTTCTGCGGATGATCCTGATCTTCATCGGCCCCAACCCCTTGATCTCAAGCAGTTCAGTATCTGTGACAGTCAACAACTTGGCAGGCGTTGTTAGCCCCTTCTTTTCAAGCGCCGTGCGTGCGTGAACCGGCAGGCTGGGAATGGAACGCAAAAACTTCATCCCTTAATGGTAAACCCTAGAAAAAAAGCCCCTTGACCTCTCAAAAGGCTTCCTATGACACAACAGGGTTCCATTGATTCTCAATGCTTAACCATTGTCAATCAAGCATTTTTCAGTTACTTTTAGAGACTCCAATTCACGGATCGACGCGAAATGATGAAGAAATGGTTTGGCACCGTCCTCGTGGCAGCATGCACCTTGGGCTTCTCGGCAATGGCTCAAGCTGCGCCATACAAATGGACCTTTACAGGCGTCACGTTTGATGATGGAAGCACGGCATCAGGCTCCTTCGTAGCCGATGTGGACACCCAAGAAATAACCCAGATCAACATATCAGTCACTGCAGGCAGTGCTGGCGGACCGATTACTTTTCGCGAGTTGTGCAATGAAGCGCCTTGCCAGTCAAGCGGGATCTTTGTAAGCCGACAGCCTGGCAGTGACATGACAGGCATGAGTGTTATGTTCCTCAGCTTGGGCGCAGCGCTGCCAACAAACGGTGGAACGGTGCCCGTGCTTGCAAGCATTAGTACATGTCAAAGCCTTAATTGTCAGACTGGCAGTGTTCGAAATGGCACTGGTGGAACGTTGATGGGAGCCCCCTATGTGGCCCCAGCTCCATCGACGGCTACTCCGGTGCCCACTCTTAACGACTGGGGTATTTTGCTTCTCTCTGCTTTGACAATTGGAGCCGCTGGGTTCTTCACCAGAAAACGCATTCCAAACTAGCAACCAAGCCCACTTCGATGGGCTTTTTTTCAACCACATGTCTCAGTAGCTGAATCACACCGAGTTTGGTGGAGGCTAGATTGTTGAAGTACAGGCGTCAGCCTGCACAGGGTTGGCAGCTCGCTGCCGCCCGTAGTTTGCCTCAGCTTCTGCCGGCGGTATATGCCCTATGGGCTCCAGTAGTCTGTCGTGGTTAAACCAATGCACCCACTGCAGCGTTGCCAGCTCCAGTGATTCACGCGTTTTCCACGGCCCACGTTTGTAGATGACCTCCGTTTTGTACAAGCCGTTGATAGTCTCCGCCAGGGCGTTATCGTAGGAATCACCTGTACTGCCTACAGATGGCATGAGCCCCGCTTCTGCCAAACGCTCGGTATAGCGCACTGAAACGTATTGACTACCTCTGTCCGAGTGGTGAATCAGTCGGGACCCTTGCTGCGGCTGTCTTGCGTGCAGCGCTTGCTCCAATGCATCCATCACAAAATCGGTCCGCATGTGGCTGCTGACTCGCCAACCCACAATCTGGCGGGCATAGACGTCAATCACAAAAGCCACAAACATCTGGCCTTGCCATGTCGAGACATAGGTGAAGTCAGACACCCAAAGCTGGTCTGGGCGCTGTGCTTTGAACTGGCGATTGACCAAGTCCAGTGGACATGGCCTGGCTGCATCAGGCAGAGTGGTTCGGACCTTCTTGCCTCTGCGCGCTCCTTGCAGCCCAAGCCTTCGCATCAGGCGCTGCACGGTATAGCGGGCAATTGGCAAGCCCTCTCGGTGCATCTGCTTCCAGACTTTGACGACCCCGTAGACCTGCCAATTGGCATGCCAGACACGTTGAATATCACTACAGTGCCCGGCATCGGATTGGCTGCGCTTGCAGCGCAGCCAGGGGCAGGCTCTTTGCTGAACCCTGCACCTGTAGCCCGACGGGGCAATCTGCAGCAGCCTGCAAATTGGCTCGACCCCATAGGCACCTCGATACCTGTCGACGAAGTCAATCAACTCTTGATGCAACGGTCGAGCTCCGCCTGGGCGAAAAAAGCGCTCGCAGCCTTCAGGATGTCGTTGGCCCGACGCAGCTCCTTGACTTCGCGCTCGAGTTGCCTGAGATGTTCACGCTCATCTGTGGTCAATCCAGGACGCTGTCCTGCGTCAATCTCAACACGCTGGACCCAACTGTTCAACGTGGTGACGCTGCAACCAATCTTGGGCGCAATGGATTCACAGGCCGCCCATAACGATGAATAGCTGGAGCGGCACTCCTGCACCAGGTGGACTGCGCGTTCACGCACTTCTGGCGAGAATTTATTGGCTTTACTGTTCATGACTCAATCCTCTCAAAGGGTTGAGCCTCCATTAAACACGGTGTGATTCAATCTCTGACGGAGCTATGCAACAAAGCCGTCGGAAACTATCGTGAGCAACTCCCCTGTGGCCGAAACCTGAAGCACGCAAGGGTCGCTTGTTATTTCAACGGTTGATCCATTCAATGTGTACTTGATGATAGAGGTTGGAATCCATACACCGGCCAGCCCACTCGCTTTGTATCTGAAGTCAATTGCATATTTTCTAATTTGCAGTTCGGAGCCACTGACGTCTCGGACGCGGAGGCTACCGATATTTCGCAATCGTTCTACTTTAGGCAATGTCGCGCCCTCCCTGGCAATTGATTGTTTTAGGACGCCATCGTAACAAGAGACTGAATGTCTCAGCACTGAGAAGACGCCGGTTCGAATCCGGCCTTCGCGAAGAATTTTAAGCCGCAGCAAGCGTGGCCTGCATCTGAGTGGTTTGATGGTGCGGCACCTCCTACCGAGAGATTCCGGGCTTGTAAAGCGAACGACATTCCCCCGCCGGCCTCGCGCCGTAAGTCCAATGGGTGGATCAATTTCAAAGCCTGCCATAGAGCTGGCTTTTTGTTCAGGACTTACGACGCTGGTGCCAGAAGTACTGGCCGAGCGGGTCAACGGGCTCCTCCAAGACGAGCTGCTGCTAAAAAGGCCCGCCGATCTGGCGCAAGCCAAGCAAATGGTGCGGGAGTCAGTGCTGATATACCACTGTGAGAGGCTGCATAGACCGCTGAACATGCAAACGCCCGATGCCGTGCACCGGACATCATCGGCGGGATGATTCCGGGATGTTCAGCCGTCCGGGGTGTCAACGTAGCTCAGGTCGGATCACACAGACGATGCGCAAACGATCTCTGATCGGCGTCCGATTCGCGCAGTCCTCATTGTCAAACAATGTGACTGAAACGAGATGAATCCGAACTTGACATATTGCCTCAGCAATTGACATTCGTCTGTAGGAATTACCGTCTATCCAAAGCCGATCGAAGATGCTAAAAACACCTACATACGGTTATGAATGTCTTGCAACTTTTGCGGCATGGCTTGTCCTCTCAGCGCCGCCATAGGAGGTCGTATGGACGTCATCAGCAACTCGGCTGCTCGATATATTCGCCTGCGCGAAGAAGAGATGTCAATCGATGAGTATCTCGCTCTGTGCCAGCGCGATCCTCTGGCCTACGAAAGTGCTGCGCAGCGCATGCTCGGAGCGATTGGCGAGCCCGAGATGGTGGATACGCGTCACGACCAACGCCTGTCGCGGGTATTCGCCAACAAAGTCATCCGCCGTTACCCTGCCTTTGCCGAGTTCTATGGCATGGAGGACTCCATCGAGCAGGTGGTGAGCTTTTTCCGCCACGCATCACAGGGCCTCGAGGAACGCAAGCAGATCCTCTATCTGCTGGGTCCCGTGGGCGGCGGCAAGAGCTCGATCGCCGAGCGGCTGAAGTATCTGATGCAGAAGGTGCCTTTCTATGCGCTCAAAGGCTCGCCGGTGAATGAGTCGCCGCTGGGCCTGTTCGATCCCGTGGAAGACGGGCCGCTGCTGGAGGAGCAGTTCGGCATTCCGCGGCGCTGTCTGCAGCATGTGCTCTCGCCTTGGGCCGTCAAGCGGCTGGAGGAGCTGGGCGGTGACATCCGCCAGTTCCGCGTCGTCAAACGCTACCCCAGCATCCTCAGGCAGGTCGGCATTGCCAAGACCGAGCCTGGCGATGAGAACAATCAGGACATCTCCAGCCTTGTCGGCAAGGTGGACATTCGCAAGCTCGAGAACTTCGCGCAGGACGACACGGATGCCTACAGCTACTCGGGTGGCCTGTGCCTGGCCAATCAGGGGCTGCTGGAGTTCGTGGAAATGTTCAAGGCCCCCATCAAGGTGCTGCATCCGCTGCTCACCGCCACGCAGGAGAGCAACTACAAGGGCACGGAGGGTTTTGGTGCGATTCCGTTCGATGGAATGGTGCTGGCGCACAGCAACGAGAGCGAGTGGAAGGCATTTCGCAACAACCGCAACAACGAGGCATTCCTGGATCGTATCTATATCGTCAAGGTGCCCTACTGCCTTCGCGTATCCGAGGAGGTGAAGATCTACGAGAAGCTGTTGCGCGAGTCGTCGCTGTCCCAGGCGATCTGCGCTCCGGGCACGCTGAAGATGATGGCCCAGTTTGCGGTGCTCACGCGGCTGAAGGAGGCTGAGAATTCGAGCATCTTCAGCAAGATGCAGGTCTACGATGGTCAGAGCTTGAAGGACACCGACCCCCGTGCCAAGAGTTATCAGGAGTACCGCGACTATGCGGGTGTAGACGAGGGCATGTCGGGCATCTCCACGCGCTTTGCGTTCAAGATCCTGTCGAAGGTGTTCAACTATGACAGCACCGAAGTGGCAGCCAATCCGGTGCATCTGATGTATGTGCTGGAGCAGCAGATCGAGCGCGAGCAGTTCCCGGCCGAGCTGGAGACCAAGTACACGGGCTTCATCAAGGAGTACCTGTCGCCGCACTATGCCGAGTTCATCGGCAAGGAGATCCAGACTGCCTATCTGGAGAGCTACAGCGAATACGGCCAGAATATCTTCGACCGTTATGTCACCTACGCGGACTACTGGATTCAGGACAGCGAGTACCGCGACAACGACACCGGCGAAGTATTTGACCGCAACGCGCTCAATGCCGAGCTTGAGAAGATCGAGAAGCCCGCAGGCATCGCCAACTCCAAGGATTTCCGCAACGAGATCGTCAATTTCGTGCTGCGCGCGCGGGCCAACAATCAAGGCAAAAACCCGAGCTGGACGAGCTACGAGAAACTGCGGCTGGTGATCGAGAAGAAGATGTTCTCCAACACCGAGGAGCTGCTGCCCGTGATCAGCTTCAATGCCAAGGCCAGCGCCGAAGATGCGCGCAAGCACGAGGACTTCGTCACCCGCATGGAATCCAAGGGCTACACGCCCAAGCAGGTGCGCCTGCTGTGCGAGTGGTATCTGCGTGTGCGCAAGAGCAGTTGATCACGGCATCCGCATCCCACGCGTCGGGCCATGCATTGGGGGCACAGATGGCATTGCAAATCATCGACCGCAGACTCGCAGGCAAGAACAAATCGGTAGGCAACCGCGAACGCTTCGTGCGCCGCTACAAGGAGCAGATCGCGGAGGCCGTGCGCCGCGCCGTGGCCAAGCGCGACATCCGCCATATCGATCAGGCGGAGAACATCACGATCCCCAAAAAGGACATTCGCGAGCCCAGCTTCCACCACGGTCAGGGCGGGGTGCGCGACACCGTGCATCCGGGTAACAGCGAGCATGTGCGCGGTGATCGCATCGCGCGTCCTCAGGGTGGCGCTGGTGGGCAGGGATCCCAGGCCAGCGACAGTGGCGAGGGCGAGGACGACTTCACCTTCACCCTGTCCAAAGAAGAGTTCATGGAAATGTTCTTTGAGGACCTGGCACTGCCGCGTTTGCTGCGAACGCACATCGGCAACACCATGCAGTACAAGACCCGCCGCGCCGGCTACAGCCACGATGGCACGCCGCACAATCTGGCGGTGGTGCGCACCATGCGCGGAGCCCTTGGCAGGCGCATCGCCCTGACCAAGGCGCCGCACCGCGAACTCAAAGAGCTCGAAGAGTTGCTGGCTTCGCTGCTCGATCAGGACGACGGCACCAGCGAGGCGGTGGCCGAGCTGCATCAGCGCATCCACGCACTCAAGGCACGTGTGGAACGCGTCGCCTTCCTCGATCCCATCGACCTGCGATTTCGCAACCGCACCAAGTTTCCCGAGCCCAGCAGCCAAGCCGTGATGTTTTGCGTGATGGACGTGTCTGGCTCGATGGATCAGGCCCGCAAAGATCTGGCCAAGCGCTTCTTCATCCTTCTTTACCTGTTTCTCACACGCCATTACGAGAAGATCGACATCGTCTTCATCCGACACCACACACAGGCTGCCGAGGTGGGCGAGGACGAGTTCTTTCACTCACAGGAAAGTGGCGGCACGGTGGTGAGCAGCGCACTTGTGCTGCTCGATCAAATCATCCGCGCGCGCTATCCGGCCGAGGATTGGAACATCTACGTGGCACAGGCCAGCGACGGCGACAACTACGGTGACGACGGCGTCACCTGCCACAACCTTCTGGCCGAGAAGATACTGCCGTTGGTGCGCTATTTCGCCTACGTGCAGGTCGTGCAGGAGGAGCAGAATCTGTGGGAGGAATACAGCACGCTCGCGGCCCAATTCCAGCACTTCGCCATGCGCAAGGTGTCCGAGCCCGGTGACATCTACCCCGTGTTTCGCGACCTGTTCAAGACAGAAGGGGTCTCGGTATGAACCTGTCCCAATACCCTGCGCTGGCACGCCGTTCAGGCGCATCTCATCACGCAAGGCCCGGCGTAGCGAATGACCGCGCGCCGCGCAGCGTGCCATCGATGCCCCGCCCCGCTGGCCAGCGCCCGGACCAGCCCCTGCCCGACCCGACCGACTGGACCTTCGAGCTCATCGAGCGCTACCACGCGGTCATTGCCGCCACGGCAGAGCGCTTTGGCCTTGACACCTACCCCAACCAGTTGGAAGTGATTTCCGCCGAGCAGATGATGGATGCCTACGCCAGCATCGGCATGCCCGTCGGCTACCGGCACTGGAGCTACGGCAAAGAATACCTGGCCACGGAGCGCCGCTACCGACGCGGCCACATGGGCCTCGCCTACGAGATCGTCATCAACTCCAACCCCTGCATCAGCTATCTCATGGAGGAAAACACCACTGCCATGCAGGCCTTGGTGATCGCCCATGCAGCCTACGGACACAACAGCTTCTTCAAGAACAACTACCTGTTTGGCATGTGGACCGACGCGGGTAGCATCATCGACTATCTGGTCTACGCTCGCGACTTCATCGCGCAATGCGAGGAGCGCCACGGACTCGAGTCCGTCGAGCAGTGGCTGGACTCCTGCCATGCGCTCTCCAGCCTGGGGGTGGACCGCTACCAGCGTCCATCCAAGAAAAGTCTGGCCCGAGAACTCGCGGAGCGCGAGCAGCGCGAAGCCTACGCACAGCAACAGGTGAACGAGTTGTGGCGCACCCTGCCGGTGCGCCCCGACAAGGACAACACCGCCCGCGAGAACGAACGCTTTCCGAAGGAGCCCGAGGAAAACATCCTCTACTTCATCGAAAAGAACGCCCCCATGCTAGAGCCTTGGCAGCGCGAGATCGTGCGCATTGTGCGCAAGATCGCACAGTATTTCTACCCTCAGCGCCAGACTCAGGTGATGAACGAAGGCTGGGCCACCTTCTGGCACTACACGCTGCTCAGCACGATGTATGACGAAGGCTGGCTGACCGACGGCGTGATGATCGAATGGCTGTCGTCGCACACCAACGTGATCTACCAGCCCCCCGCTGGACACCGCGCCTACTCCGGAATCAACCCCTATGCGCTGGGCTTTGCCATGTACCGCGACATCCAGCGCATCTGCCAGGCACCCACGGAAGAAGACCGCATATGGTTCCCAGACCTGGCCGGAACACCCTGGCTGCCCGCCCTGCACTACGCCATGCAGAACTTCAAGGATGAAAGCTTCATCGGCCAGTACCTGAGCCCACACCTCATCCGCGACATGCGCCTGTTCGCCATCCACGACGACGACCGCGAAGGCGAACTGCTGGTCAGTGCCATCCACGACGAAGACGGCTACCGGACCCTGCGCCACACCCTCTCACAACAATACGACCTCGGTGCACGCGAGCCCAACATCCAGGTATGGAACGTGAACCGCCGCGGCGACCGCTGCCTTACCCTGCGCCACACCCAATACCAAGGACGACCGCTGGCCGACGACGCACTGGAAGTGCTCAAGCATGTCGCCCGGCTGTGGGGCTTCGGCGTTCAACTGGAAACCGCCAGCGCAGATGGGGACATGCCGTTTCTGATGCACTCGGTCACTGCACCACCTGCACAGGGGACTTGAGGGGCGGAACGCGCATTGGAATACCGGATGCACGGGCGGCTCAATCAGATAACATGCTATTACATTTTAAATGTGGAATGAGACATCCCGACCATCTGGATAGCCCCAGAACGCATCGCCTGAATGCCGCTCGCAGAGCGTCGCAACCCTGACCATAAACCCCATGGACAACTCCACTGCCTCATCACACCGTCCCACGAACTCGTCTGCAAAGCCCGCTGAGCGCAACGTCATCGCGGTTTCTCATACCGTCAGTGTCGCAGAACGCGCCACGCGTTACGGACATGTGGGGGCGGTGATCTGGCTCACTGGGTTGTCGGCTTCAGGCAAGTCCACCATGGCGATGGCGCTGGAACGCGCGTTGTTTGCGCGCAGCTGGTCGACCTATGTGCTGGATGGAGACAACCTGCGCCACGGGCTGAACGCCGATCTGGGATTCAGCCCCAAGGATCGCAGCGAAAACGTGCGACGCATTGGCCGAGTGGCTGCGCTGTTTGCCGACGCTGGGCAGATCTGCATCAGCGCCTGCATCTCCCCGTTTCAGGAAGACCGCGCGGCAGCCCGCACCGCCGCACAACCACACCGCTTCATCGAGATCCATGTCAGCGCCGACCTGAACACCTGCGAAGGCCGCGACCCCAAGGGTCTATACCGCAAGGCGCGCAGTGGCTCCCTCCCAGGTTTCACAGGCATCGACAGCCCCTACGAGGTGCCGCACCAGCCCGACTTGGTGCTGAACACGCAGGCGAATGACATCGCTACGTGTCTGCGTACTCTTGAAACGCTGGTCGTGGCGCAGTGTCAGGTCAGGTGATCTCTCTACCCTTGGGCTTTTCTGCGCCCAAGTCTGCTCCTAAGCAACCGTCCGCCCAGCACTTCCCGCTCCGGCGAAGACATCCCTACGGCTCCTTTGGCGATGCGCCGCACGCCGATGCACAAACACCCCTGCCGCCACAATCACCAACGCCGCACCGCCCGTGGACAGCACCAGTGGTCGGTACCGATCCACAAACAGCATCACCACCAAAGCGACGATGATGAACACGATCACCAGATACGTGAGCCAGGGGAACAGCCACATCTTCAGGCGGATCTCGCGGCCTTCGGCTTCTAGTTTGCGGCGCATCTTGAGTTGGGAGAAGGCGACCACGAGGTAAACCAGCAGCGCGATCATCCCGGTGGTGTTCATCAGCATGTCGAGGATGTCGCGCGGGCGCAGGGAGTCGAAAAAGTTGAGCACAGCGATGCCGACGGCCATGACGCAGGAGGCGATCACGGCGTAGATCGGCGTGCCGTTGCTGCGGGTGAGCTGCAACGCGGCGGGTGCATCGCCGCGCTTGGCGAGCGAATACAGCATGCGCGAGCAGGTGTAGTGGGCGGAGATGAAGCAGCTGCTGACCGAGGTGAGCACCACGCCGCTCATGATCCAGCGTGCGCCGGGAACACCGAGCAGCTCCAGCGTGCGGCGGTAGGCACCGTAGCCGGATTGGCCAAGCAGCGGGTCGTTCCAGGGCACGAGACAGACGATCAGAAAGATCGAGCCGATGTAGAACAGACAGATGCGCCAGACCACGGAGTTGGTGGCGCGCACGATCTGATCGGTGGGGTTCTTCGCTTCCGATGCGGCGATGGTGACGATCTCGGCACCGAGAAACGCGAACATCACGCCGAGCAGCGCGACGGCCAACGACTCGATGCCCTTGGGCATGAAGCCACCGTGCGCGGTGAGGTTCGTGAAGCCCCCTGTTTCACCCAGCGGCCAGAGCCTGAACACGGCCAGCACGCCAAGTGAGATGAAGGCGGTGATGGCGATGACTTTGATGAGTGCAAACCAGAACTCAAACTCGCCGTAATTGCGCACCTGCAGGAAGTTCACGATGATGAGCAGAGCCGTCATCAGCGCAGTGAAGACGTTGATGCTCACCATCGGGAACCAGTCGTGCAGGATCATTCCGGCGACATAGCCCTCCCAGGCCATGAGCAGCGTCCAGAACCACCAGTACAGCCAGCCGATGGTGAAGCCGGCCCAGCGGCCAATGGCTTTTTCTGCGTAGGTGGAGAACGAACCGGTATCGGGCGACGAGGTGGCCATCTCGCCGAGCATGCGCATGATGAGGATGACGAGAATGCCGCCCGCCAGATAGGCGAGCACCGTGGCTGGTCCGGCCTGCGAGATGACGCTGCCCGAGCCGACGAACAGCGCTGCACCGATGACGCCCGCGATGGACATCATGGTGAGATGGCGCGTCTTGAGCGCGCTGCTGAGCGCATTGTGGTTGCCCACAGCCTCGGGCGGGCAGGAGCTGGTCTCTGTGGTCATTGGAAGTGCCTCCCTCGTTGTTGTGAATTTGGGGCCTGCCCTTGATGGAGTTCGCGCGCATTGATGCGCACTCTCCTTCAAGGTCTTGCCAAACTGCCGCAAGCAGTCAGCCAACAAATGTAAAAACCGCCCTTCGCCACGTCCATGCACAGATGTGACGCAAGATGGCGGCACTGTGCTGTGCGTAGAGTCGCTACACACAAACCCTGAGCGCCCTTCCGCGGGCACTGCCGCGATGCTGACCCTGCAGCCCTCTTCCTCGACCCCGCTGGTGATGCAGATCACGGAAGGCCTGCGCGCGCTGATCGCCGCGCGCTCGCTCAAGCCCGGGGCCAAGCTGCCGTCGATCCGCGCCTTTGCAGCCGTGCATGCGGTGAGCGTGTTCACCGTTGTCGAGGCCTACAACCGACTGGTCGCGCAAGGGCTCCTGCGCAGCCAGCCGCACGCGGGCTTCTTCGTCCATCGCGTGATGCACGCCGAGCCGCAGAGCGGGCCCAGCGATGCGCGCCATTTACCGGTGTTTGACGCGGACTGGTATCTCCAGCAGATCTTCGAGAACCGGGACTGGCCGCTCAAGCCTGGCTGTGGCTGGTTGCCCGATGAATGGATGTTTGCCGATGGCGTGCGTCGCGGCATGCGCAGGCTGGGTACA includes:
- a CDS encoding YeaH/YhbH family protein — its product is MALQIIDRRLAGKNKSVGNRERFVRRYKEQIAEAVRRAVAKRDIRHIDQAENITIPKKDIREPSFHHGQGGVRDTVHPGNSEHVRGDRIARPQGGAGGQGSQASDSGEGEDDFTFTLSKEEFMEMFFEDLALPRLLRTHIGNTMQYKTRRAGYSHDGTPHNLAVVRTMRGALGRRIALTKAPHRELKELEELLASLLDQDDGTSEAVAELHQRIHALKARVERVAFLDPIDLRFRNRTKFPEPSSQAVMFCVMDVSGSMDQARKDLAKRFFILLYLFLTRHYEKIDIVFIRHHTQAAEVGEDEFFHSQESGGTVVSSALVLLDQIIRARYPAEDWNIYVAQASDGDNYGDDGVTCHNLLAEKILPLVRYFAYVQVVQEEQNLWEEYSTLAAQFQHFAMRKVSEPGDIYPVFRDLFKTEGVSV
- a CDS encoding PrkA family serine protein kinase is translated as MDVISNSAARYIRLREEEMSIDEYLALCQRDPLAYESAAQRMLGAIGEPEMVDTRHDQRLSRVFANKVIRRYPAFAEFYGMEDSIEQVVSFFRHASQGLEERKQILYLLGPVGGGKSSIAERLKYLMQKVPFYALKGSPVNESPLGLFDPVEDGPLLEEQFGIPRRCLQHVLSPWAVKRLEELGGDIRQFRVVKRYPSILRQVGIAKTEPGDENNQDISSLVGKVDIRKLENFAQDDTDAYSYSGGLCLANQGLLEFVEMFKAPIKVLHPLLTATQESNYKGTEGFGAIPFDGMVLAHSNESEWKAFRNNRNNEAFLDRIYIVKVPYCLRVSEEVKIYEKLLRESSLSQAICAPGTLKMMAQFAVLTRLKEAENSSIFSKMQVYDGQSLKDTDPRAKSYQEYRDYAGVDEGMSGISTRFAFKILSKVFNYDSTEVAANPVHLMYVLEQQIEREQFPAELETKYTGFIKEYLSPHYAEFIGKEIQTAYLESYSEYGQNIFDRYVTYADYWIQDSEYRDNDTGEVFDRNALNAELEKIEKPAGIANSKDFRNEIVNFVLRARANNQGKNPSWTSYEKLRLVIEKKMFSNTEELLPVISFNAKASAEDARKHEDFVTRMESKGYTPKQVRLLCEWYLRVRKSS
- a CDS encoding IS3 family transposase (programmed frameshift), yielding MNSKANKFSPEVRERAVHLVQECRSSYSSLWAACESIAPKIGCSVTTLNSWVQRVEIDAGQRPGLTTDEREHLRQLEREVKELRRANDILKAASAFFGPGGARPLHQELIDFVDRYRGAYGVEPICRLLQIAPSGYRCRVQQRACPWLRCKRSQSDAGHCSDIQRVWHANWQVYGVVKVWKQMHREGLPIARYTVQRLMRRLGLQGARRGKKVRTTLPDAARPCPLDLVNRQFKAQRPDQLWVSDFTYVSTWQGQMFVAFVIDVYARQIVGWRVSSHMRTDFVMDALEQALHARQPQQGSRLIHHSDRGSQYVSVRYTERLAEAGLMPSVGSTGDSYDNALAETINGLYKTEVIYKRGPWKTRESLELATLQWVHWFNHDRLLEPIGHIPPAEAEANYGRQRAANPVQADACTSTI
- a CDS encoding IPTL-CTERM sorting domain-containing protein, with the translated sequence MMKKWFGTVLVAACTLGFSAMAQAAPYKWTFTGVTFDDGSTASGSFVADVDTQEITQINISVTAGSAGGPITFRELCNEAPCQSSGIFVSRQPGSDMTGMSVMFLSLGAALPTNGGTVPVLASISTCQSLNCQTGSVRNGTGGTLMGAPYVAPAPSTATPVPTLNDWGILLLSALTIGAAGFFTRKRIPN